The sequence AGGCCTTCCGCTCTATCTTTACCTTGGACAGGCCGGCCTCGACGTGCGCTTCGCCCAGCGCGAAGAGGATGGCGCCGTGTGGCTGGCCGAGGTCTGGCCCAGCGTGATCTCTCCAGGCGACAGCCCGGCGCCGCGCCCGCCCAGCGACTTCAACGCCGGGGCGGAGCTGCGGCGCTTCGATGCGGCTCGCGGCGTGGAGCGCAGCGAGGCCGGGGCCGCCTTGATGCGGCGAGTGGCGGACAGCTCCAACCTGACCCTCGATACCGACCTGGACAGCTTCTACGCCATGGACGCGGCTACGGTGGAGCTGCCCCAGCTGCTCGTCGCCTCCCAGGCGGCGGGACTGGCGCGCACGCCGCAGGAGCAGGCCCTGGCGGATCGCGAGTTGCGGATCCGGGCCGCCGCGGCCGAGGCCGCGCTGCGGACGGCTATGGGCAGCGATCCCAGCGGCCATGCCCGCGCGGCGCTGGCCGGCCCGACCGATGGCCTGGCGAATGCCGCTGCGGCGGGTGCGGCCGGCGCCGCCGAGCTGCAACCGGCGATCGACCGCGCCTGGCGCGCGGACCAGGCTGAGCTGGCTCGCATGCTGCGGGCGCGAGTCCAGCGCCTGCAGCAGGGGATCGCGATCAGCCTGACCCTGATCGGGGCCGCCATCCTTGCCTCGGCCTTCTTCATGATCGGCGTAGCGCGCAATCTGGCCGGCCGCCTTCGAGGCCTGACGACGACGATCGATCGGCTGAACTCGGGCGACGTCACCGTGGACGTGCCGTTCCTCTCCGACCAGCAGGAGGTCGGGCGCATCGCCCGCGCCCTGGCCGAGCTGAAGCAGCGCCGGCTGGACGCGATCGCCGAGCATCTCCTGGTGGAGACCGCCAATGCGGCGGCCCGTGACAGCGAGGCGCGCTATCGCATGCTGGCCGAGGCGGCCACAGACATCATCCTGCGCTACGACGCCACGGGCGTGATCGAGTTCATCTCGCCCTCAGTGGCCCAGATCGGGTTTCGCCCCGAGGACCTGATCGGCCGCAGCGCGTTCGAGGTCTTCGAGTCCCGCACCGGCGTAACGTTGCAGCAGCGCCTGGACCTGATCCGGCAGGACGCGCTGCCGCCCGGCGCCGGCCAGAGCCTGGTCGAGGTGCGCCGGCCGGATGGCGAGCCGGTTTTGCTCGAGGGCAAGCCTTCGCGGCTCACGGACGAAGAGGGCCGTTTCATCGGCGCGGTGACCGTGCTGCGGGACGTCACGGCCCGCCTGGCGCTGGAGGCCGAGCTGGAGCGGCGGCGTGTCGAACTGGAGGAATCCTCGCTGCTGGTCAGCGAAGCTCATCGCCAGGCTGTGATGGCCGAGGAGCTGGCCGGCGTCGGCCATTGGCGGCGGGACCTGAAGACCGGGCAGGTGTACTGGTCGGACGGGGTGTTCCAGATCTTCGGCTTCGATCCCAAGGCGGGCCCGCCTCCGATCGGCTCGGCCTACGCGCTCTATGACGCCGAGGATCGGCCGATGATCGGCGAGGCGCTGCGCCGTACGGAGACCCTGGGCGAGCCCTACGCCTACGAGACCCGGGTGACACGGGCGGACGGCTCGGTCCGCAGCGTGCGGGCCCGGGGCGCGGCCGAATGCAACGCGGCCGGAGAGATCGTCGCAGTCTTCGGCGTGATCATCGACATCACCGAGGCGCGTATGCGGGAAGAGGCGCTGCGCGACAGCGAGGCGCGCTATCGCATGCTGGCCGAGCGGGCCACCGACATCATCGTCCGCTACGACCGGCAAGGCGTGATGGAGTACATATCGCCCTCGGTGCGCCAGCTCGGCTATCGGGCCGAGGACCTGGTCGGGCGCAGCATCGCCGACTTCACAGATCCCGACACCCGGGAAGCGGCGCTGGCCGCTATCGCCGAACTGGCCCACGGCCGCCTGCCGCGCGATGGGGTCTCCGGCGAATTCCGCGTCGAGCGCGCGGACGGCTCGTGGGTCTGGTTGGAGGGTAGCCCCGCGCTCTTGCGGGACGACGACGGAACCACGATCGGCGTGGTCACCGCCCTGCGCGACGTCACCGCCCGGCGCGAGGCCGAAGCGGAGCTGCGCCGCAAGCGGGCGGAGGCCGAGGCCGCCGCCCAGGCCAAGGCCGAGTTCCTGGCCAATATGAGCCACGAGATCCGGACCCCGCTGACCGGGGTGATCGGCTTCGCCGGCCTGATGGGCAAGATGCAGGACCTGCCCGAACGGGCGAGGACCTTTACGCGGCGTATCCTCACCGGCGGCCAGGCCCTGCTGTCCCTGGTCAATGACATCCTCGATTTTTCGCGGCTGGAGGCGGGGCAGGTCGAGCTGGCCCCGCAGCCGACGGCGCTGAGGCCGCTGTTCGAGGACAGCGTCGAACTGGTGCGGCCCGAGGCGGAGGCCAAGGGGCTGAACCTCGACCTGCGCCTTGCCGACGATCTTCCGGACGAGGCCTTCGTCGATGGCGAACGGGTGCGGCAGGTGCTGCTGAATCTGGTCGGCAACGCGATCAAGTTCACAGCGGCGGGGCAGGTGACGGTCGAGGCCGGCCCGGCGGAAGGCGAACGAGGGCGTTTGCGCATCACCGTGCGCGACACCGGGGTCGGTATCTCCGCCGAGCACGGCGACCGCCTGTTCCAGCGCTTCTCCCAGGTCGACGGCTCCAACACCCGCCGCTATGGCGGGGCCGGCCTGGGCTTGGCCATCTCCAAGGGCCTGGTCGAGCTGATGGGCGGGGAGATCGGGGTCGAGAGCGCAGAGGGTCGGGGATCGACCTTCTGGTTCACGCTGGCGGCGCCGGCTGGGAAGGCTGCGCCAACAGCCGGCGAACCGGACGGCGAGACGGCGCTGACCCCGCTGAGGATCCTGGTGGTGGACGATGTGGCGGTGAACCGCGAACTGGTCACCGCGCTGCTGTCGCCGTTCGACCTGGAGCTGACCGAGGCGGCCAATGGGGCCGAGGCGGTGGAGGCGGCTGGGCGCAATCCCTTCGACCTGATCCTGATGGACCTGCAGATGCCGGTGATGGACGGGCTGGCGGCGACGCGGGCGATCCGCGAGGGATCGTCCCCGAACGCCGCGACGCCGATCCTGGCGGTCAGCGCCAACGTCATGCCGCCCCAGGTCGAGGCCTGCATGGCGGCCGGCATGAACGACCACATCGCCAAGCCGATCGATCCGCAGTCCCTGCTGAACAAGATCGTGCAGTGGACCGCCTCGGCGGCCTGACCGCCGTTCAGCGCTGCGGCGCGGCTTCGTCGTAGAACCTGGCCAGGTCGGCCTTCATCGCCTTCAGGGCGTCGGGGTTCAGATAGACCATGTGCCCCGACGGATAGTAGGCGAAGCGCAGGTTGGCCCGCAGGCTTGGATCGATCTGCATGTGGCCAAGGTCGTACTCAGTGCCGAAGAAGGGCGTGGCCATGTCGTAGAGGCCGTTCAGCGAATAGACCAAAAGATGGGGGTTCTCGCGCATGGCCGCCGACAGGTCCTGGGCCACGTCGGCAGGATTGCCGCTCTGGAACGGCGTCGCCACCGGCGGCTTGTGGGTGAAGTTCCACTGCACGCCGCTGGAATAGAAGGTCGGCCGGTAGCTGAGGTCCGTTTGGTAGCCCAGCTCCCGGCTCAGATAGTCGTGGAAGCTGGAGACGAAGGCGCCAGAGATGCCGGTGTCGGAGGGGTCGTATTCCGGGCTCTCGCCGGCGGCGTCGACATCCATGCCGGTGAAGCGAGAATCGTATCGGCCAAGGGTGCGGCGCTGGTCGCGCAACTCCTCCTTGAGGAACCGGCGCAGGTCGACGCGCAGGTCTGAGTCGAGGATGAACTTGGCTGGCAGCCCGGTATAGCCGGCCATCTGGTCGGCGATCTGCTGACGCTCGGCGGGGCTGAGGTCCTGGCCCTTGGCCAGGGCCAGGGCGTAGGGGCCGCGGGCCCAGTCGCGCACCGCCTTCAGATAGGCGGCCAGATCGTTCGGCTGGGTCGCCGAGCGATGGTGATAGGCGGCGGTGGCGGCATAGCTGGGGATATAGTTGATCAGCTCCTGGTCGAAGCCGGGGTCGCGCCGGCCGTAGTTCAGGATCGATGAAAGCAGGATCACCCCGTTGAGCTGGGCGCCGTCTTTCTGCAGCCGATAGGCCAAGCCGGCTGAGCGGGTGGTGCCGTAGGATTCGCCGAAGATGAACTTGGGTGCGTTCCAGCGGTCGTTGACGGTCAGATAGCGCTCGATCCCCCGGGCGAAGGCGTCGATATCCGGGTCCGTGCCCCAGAAGGCGGCCAGCTTGGTGTCGCCCAGCGGCCGGGAGAAGCCGGCCCCGATCGCGTCGACAAAGACCAGGTCCGACTTGTCCAGCAGGCTGTCGGGATTGGGGCCGAGATCGAAGGGAGCGTTGTGCGTCGCCTGGGGGCTGTCGGTGCGCACCCGCACCGGAGCCAGCGAGCCCATATGCAGCCACACGCTCGAGGAGCCGGGACCGCCATTGTAGAAGAAGGTCACCGGCCGGTGCGGGTCGTGGTCGGCCCCGGCGGTATAGGCGACATAGAACATGCTGGCGGTGGGCTTGCCGTCGTCGTCGCGGATGGTCAGCGTCCCGGCCGTGGCGGTGTAGGCGATCTGCTTGCCGCCGATCGTCACGGTATGATGGCTGGTGCGCCGGATCTCGCGGATCGGGGCGGTGGCGATATCGCTGTCCTTGAGCTTGTCGGACTGGGCCGTCAGGGCGCGGAGGTCGAGTGCAGCGCCGGGCTTGGGTTGGCCTGCGCTCGCCTTGTCCGGCTTTTCGCCCGCCTGGGCGGCCATGCTGGCGTCGGGGCCCGGCTGGGCGCTGCTCTGGGCGCGGCCGGAGGCGGGCGCGGCCAGGAGGGCGAGGGCGGCGGCGGAAACGAGGAGATGACGCATGGGCTGACCTTGAAACGCTTGCTGACACGGCCGCTTCTTGCCGGGCTGCGGCGGCAAGGTCCTGGGCATGGCCATCCGGTGTCAAGGTCAACTTGCAGTGGCGTACCTGTCGCGCCATCAGGCCGCCGCGATCGTGGCCAGACCGACATTCCCGATCGGTGCGAAGTTACCCGCATTCATAAGCTCACGCCCGAGGAGATCGTGGCCCTCCCCAGGAAAGATGCGCCCTGAACGCCAGCAGGGCGGACCTTCCGGCTCGCTTCGGGGCGCGCTACTAAATTGCCGCAGGCGGGATGCTCGCCTGTGGGCGGGAAATCATTATAGTTAGCGGCTTATAACCGTCGGAAAGCCGCCGGCTGAGGTCGGGCGCGTGAAACCGCGTTCGGGAGCGGCCGATCTACTGGAGCCTCGCGCGACAAGACGCCCGGATGCTGCTGAAGAAGATCACCGCCACCAGCGTCGTTGTGCTGTCGATAGTGATCGTCGCGCTGGCGGTCAGCTATGTGGTCGATGTTTACCTGTTCCACACCCCGGAGCAGTTCGCTCCGGTGCATACCACGGTGGTCGCCCTGCTGGTCGGCTCGCCGGTCAGCTTCATCATCATCAGCCAGCGCTTCGACGCCACGCTGGCGCGCGAGAAGCTCGCCGAGAGCGTAGCGGCGAAGGACTGGGCGGCGGCCGAGGCGCAGGCTCGCCGCCACGAAGCGGAAGCGGCGCGTGTCGCGGCCGAGGCGGCGCTGAAGCAGGCCAGGGAGAGCGAGGCCCGCTATCGCATGCTGGCCGAGAAGGCCACCGACATCATCGTCCGCTATGACGCCGACGGTATGGTCGAGTACGTCTCGCCCTCCATCCGGCTGTTCGGCTTCCGGCCGGAGGAGATCGTCGGCCGTCACGCCAACGAATTCGTGCATCCCGAGGACGAGGCCGGGGTGCGCGAGCGGCGCCAGCAATTGGTCAGCGATCGCCCGGTGACCGCCCAGCGGCGGGCGCGCATCCGTACCGCCTCGGGCGGCTGGGCCTGGGTCGAGGGCAGCCCCTCGCCGATCCGTGACGAGGGAGGCAAGATCGTCGGCGCCGTCACCGTGCTGCGCGACGTCACGGCGGCCAAGGTGATGGAGGACGAGCTGGTGCGCCAGCGCATCGCCGCCGACGCCTCCAATGTCGCCAAGGCCGAATTCGTCGCCAATATGAGCCACGAGATCAGGACGCCCTTGACCGGGGTGATCGGCTTCGCCGGCCTGCTCGAGCGGATGGACGACTTGCCCGAGCGAGCCCGGCGCTATGTGGACCGCATCATCATGGGCGGCCAGGCCCTGCTGGCGATCGTCAACGACGTGCTGGACTTCTCGCGGCTGGACGCCGGCCAGATCGAGCTGGACCCCCAGCCTTTCCAACTGGACAGCTTCTTGAAGGACTCGGTCGATCTGGTCGCCGCCGACGCGCGGGCCAAAGGCCTCGAGCTGACCACCGAGCGCAAAAGCCCCTTGCCTGCCACCGTGTTCGCCGACAGCGGCCGGGTGCGCCAGGTGCTGTTGAACCTGCTCAGCAACGCCATCAAGTTCACCACCGAAGGCTCGGTGACCCTGACCGTGGCTTATGAGCCGGAGGAGGGCGGGCGGCTGCGGTTCACCGTCGCCGACACCGGCCCCGGCATATCGGCCGAGCACGCCAGCCGCCTTTTCCAGCGCTTCTCGCAGATCGACGCCTCCAACACCCGCGAGCACGGCGGCGCCGGGCTGGGCCTGGCCATCTCCAAGGGCCTGACCGAGATGATGGGCGGCGACATCGGCGTCGAGAGCGGCGAGGGCCGCGGCTCGACCTTCTGGTTCACCGTCGCCGCCCCGGCGGTGCAGCTGGAGACCGTGGCGGGCGAGGCGCCACAGGTTTTGGACATCCCGCCCATGCGGGTCCTGATCGTCGACGACGTGGCGGCCAACCGCGAGCTGGTCAGCCACATGCTGGCGCCCTACGACCTGCAGCTGACCGAGGCCGAGAACGGGCTGGAGGCGGTTGAGGCGGCGCTGAACACGCCCTTCGACGTGATCCTGATGGACCTGCAGATGCCGGGCATGGACGGCCTGGCCGCCACCCGGGCCATCCGCGCCAACTCCGAGATGAACAAGCAGACGCCGATCCTGGCGGTCAGCGCCAATGTGCTGCCCGCCCATGTGGAAGCCTGCCGCCAGGCGGGGATGAACGACCACATCGGCAAGCCGATCAATCCGCGCGAGCTGATCGGCAAGATCGACCGCTGGACCGCGGCGGCCGCCTGAGCCTCAGTGCCGCCAGCCGCGCGCCCTGGCGGCGGCCTCCTCGCCGGCGTCGAGCGGAGCGCCCTGGATCAGGTTGTCGACCGCGCTCGTCACCGGCGCGGGGATATCCGTGGCGGCCTGACGGAAGGCCGGGCCCTGGGCCGAGGCGGGATTGGCCACGGCCATGCGGATATGCCAGCCCGACGGCTCGCGACAGGCCAGGCCGGCGAAGCCGTCGCCTTCCTGCACCTGGAAGGTGCGGCAATAGCGGCCGTCGGTGCTGCGGAAACTGACGCCGATGCGCACCGCCTGTCCCGAGGCCGGCGCCGCCGACGCCAGTTGCTGCTCCAGCGCGCCGGCCAGCGGCCCTTGCGCCGTCAGGCTGCCCGCCGGTCCGCCGACCAGGGGGCCGCCACCGGCCAGCCCGGCTTGAGGGGCGAAGCGGATGGCGACGCCGGCCACCAGCACCACCGCCGCGGCGGCCGAGGCCCAGCCGGCCCAGGCCGGCAGGGCGCGCGGCTTGCGCGCCGCCGCCGCGCGTCTCGCCCGGGCCTGGCCCAGGTCGACCACGTCGGCGGGGGGCCTCTGCTGGGACTGGATCGCCTCGACCAGGCGGTCGGGCGGGGCTTCCTCCAGGGCGCCGCCGAAGGCCCCGGCCAGCTTTTCCCGCAGGCGTCGCTGGGCCTGGATGCGCCGGGCGAGGGCGGCGTCGGTGCGGGCGGCCTTGTCGATCCGCGCGCGCTCGATCTCGTCCAGCTCGCCGTCGACATAAGCCATCAGGGTTTCGTCTTTGATACGCATCACTCGCCGTCCACGCCTTCCAACTGTTCGACCAGGGCCATGCGACCGCGCACGAGCCGGCTGGTCAGGGTGCCCATGGGGATATCCAGGGCCTCGGCCGCCTCGCGGTATGATAAACCCTCGATCAGCACCAGGGCGACCGCCAGCCGCTGGTCCTCGGGCAGGGCTGCAAGGGCCCGCTCGGCCGCGGTGGCCGCCAGCCGCGTGTCCATGTCGGCGACGCCGGCGTCGGCCACCCGGTCCAGGGCGTCGTCCTCCGCCATCACCCGGCCTCGCCGGGCCCTCTGACGCGTCTCGTCGATCCAGGCGTTCTTCATGATGCGGAACATCCAACTGTCCAGGCGGGTCCCGGGGCTCCATTGGGCGCGGCTTACGAACGCGCGCTCGATCGCGGTCTGCACCAGGTCGTCGGCGTCGGCGTAGTGGCGGGTGATGACCCGAGCCATGCGCCTCAGCCGGGGCAAGAGTGCGACCAGATCCCTCTGGAAGCCGTCCAAGGTCCCTCCTTCAGGCCTCATGGATCAAACGAAAGCGGGCCATCGTTTCATCCCAACAGGAGAAAGCTTTCGAATCCGCCTCCGAAGGCCCTAGCCTGAAGCTTCGATCAAGGGACCCGCCCACGCAATGCCGCCGATGCGCAAACCATGGACGTGCCTGCTGGCGGCCCTGGCCGGCCTGGCGTTCGCTGGGGCCGCCGACGCGCAGCGGCTGCCGGTGGTCGGCCAGGGGCCGGTCGGGGCTGTGCTGGGCGACGTGCGGGGCGACCTCGGCGCGGCGACCCGGGACGTGGCCGGCGACCTGCGCACGGCCGAGGGCGACCTGGCCGACCTGTCGCAAGCGAGGCTGGACTCGCTGCGAGCCCTGGTGCGCGCCAATCCGCACGCGCTCGACCTCGACGCCCATGGCCAGGCGATCGTCCGCGGCGAGGTCATGGCCATCGATCCGGCGCCGGATGCGCTGGAACGCGCGCTTCGGGCGGGGTTCAGCGTGCTGCGCGAGAGCGCGCTCGAGCCGCTGGGCCTGAAGCTCGTGATCCTGGCCCCGCCGGACGGGGTGGCTGCGCGCGAGGGCCTGCGGCGGCTGCGCAAGCTCGACCCGGGCGGCCAATATGATGTGGATCACATCTACGCCCCGTCTGGCGGCGCGGCCGGTCCATCTGCGTCGGCCGGCGAACCTGCCGGGCCGAAGGCAGGCGGCGCGGTGGTCGGCATGCTGGATTCCGGGGTCGACGCTGGCCACGCGGCCCTGGCCGGCGAGATCGCCGTGCAGCAGGGTTTCGCGCCCGGAGGGGTTGTTCCTGCGGCGCACGGTACGGCGGTCGCCTCGCTGATCGCCGGGCGCGGGCCAAAACTGGCCGCAGCCGCCCCCGGGGCGCGGTTGGTCGTGGCCGATGTCTATGGATCGGGTCCTACCGGCGGCTCTGCGGAGGCCATAGCCCGCGCCCTGGCCTTCATGGCGCAGCAGAAGGTGCGGGTGATCAATATCAGCCTGGTGGGGCCAGCCAACCTGACCGTCCAGGCGGCGGTGCGCGCCTCGATCGCGCACGGGGAGATGATCGTGGCGCCGGTCGGCAACGACGGGCCGGCCGCGCCGCCGCTCTATCCGGCGTCCTACCCGGGCGTGATCGCCGTCACCGGGGTGGATGGGCGTGGGCGCCCCCTGCCCGAGGCGGGGCGCGCCCTGCATGTAGACTTTGCGGCCGCAGGGGCGGACGTCCTGGCCGCCCAGCCCGGCGGCGGTTACGGGCGGGTGCGCGGCACCTCCTTCGCCGCGCCGATCGTCGCCGGGCGGTTGGCGTTGCTGCTCAAGGGCGAGACGGCCCCGTCTCGCGCCTTGGCCGAGCTGGCTGGCGGCGCACGCTCCGCTCACGGCGACCGCTGGCTGGGCCGCGGCGTCGTGTCGGCGGGCGGGCTCCGCGCCGCCGACTGAAAATTTTTCAAGGCGTCGGGATGAAAGCCCGAAGCCACGTCGTTGGTCCTGGTGAGAGGCGCTGAGCCGCCCCACGCAGACAAGGAGAACGACGATGCGTAAGCTTTCCCTGATCCTGGCCCTGGCCGCCGGCGCGGCCATGGTCTCCGCCTCCGCCCAGGCGGGCCCCCTGGGGCTCGGTGGCGGCGGCGGCCTGATGGGCGGCGGTGGCCTGGCTGGAAGCCTGGGCGGCTTGGGCGGCCTCGGCGGCGCCGGCGGCATGCTGAACGGCGGCCTGACCGGCTCGGCCTCCGGCCAGTTCGGAACCGGCGATGTCCTGGGCTCGGCGCAGGATGAGGTGAGCAACACGGCGAGACGCG is a genomic window of Phenylobacterium montanum containing:
- a CDS encoding PAS domain S-box protein; the encoded protein is MFRARLFEYLSARLSVGARLALVAACIAPAVGLPLYLYLGQAGLDVRFAQREEDGAVWLAEVWPSVISPGDSPAPRPPSDFNAGAELRRFDAARGVERSEAGAALMRRVADSSNLTLDTDLDSFYAMDAATVELPQLLVASQAAGLARTPQEQALADRELRIRAAAAEAALRTAMGSDPSGHARAALAGPTDGLANAAAAGAAGAAELQPAIDRAWRADQAELARMLRARVQRLQQGIAISLTLIGAAILASAFFMIGVARNLAGRLRGLTTTIDRLNSGDVTVDVPFLSDQQEVGRIARALAELKQRRLDAIAEHLLVETANAAARDSEARYRMLAEAATDIILRYDATGVIEFISPSVAQIGFRPEDLIGRSAFEVFESRTGVTLQQRLDLIRQDALPPGAGQSLVEVRRPDGEPVLLEGKPSRLTDEEGRFIGAVTVLRDVTARLALEAELERRRVELEESSLLVSEAHRQAVMAEELAGVGHWRRDLKTGQVYWSDGVFQIFGFDPKAGPPPIGSAYALYDAEDRPMIGEALRRTETLGEPYAYETRVTRADGSVRSVRARGAAECNAAGEIVAVFGVIIDITEARMREEALRDSEARYRMLAERATDIIVRYDRQGVMEYISPSVRQLGYRAEDLVGRSIADFTDPDTREAALAAIAELAHGRLPRDGVSGEFRVERADGSWVWLEGSPALLRDDDGTTIGVVTALRDVTARREAEAELRRKRAEAEAAAQAKAEFLANMSHEIRTPLTGVIGFAGLMGKMQDLPERARTFTRRILTGGQALLSLVNDILDFSRLEAGQVELAPQPTALRPLFEDSVELVRPEAEAKGLNLDLRLADDLPDEAFVDGERVRQVLLNLVGNAIKFTAAGQVTVEAGPAEGERGRLRITVRDTGVGISAEHGDRLFQRFSQVDGSNTRRYGGAGLGLAISKGLVELMGGEIGVESAEGRGSTFWFTLAAPAGKAAPTAGEPDGETALTPLRILVVDDVAVNRELVTALLSPFDLELTEAANGAEAVEAAGRNPFDLILMDLQMPVMDGLAATRAIREGSSPNAATPILAVSANVMPPQVEACMAAGMNDHIAKPIDPQSLLNKIVQWTASAA
- a CDS encoding S10 family peptidase, whose amino-acid sequence is MRHLLVSAAALALLAAPASGRAQSSAQPGPDASMAAQAGEKPDKASAGQPKPGAALDLRALTAQSDKLKDSDIATAPIREIRRTSHHTVTIGGKQIAYTATAGTLTIRDDDGKPTASMFYVAYTAGADHDPHRPVTFFYNGGPGSSSVWLHMGSLAPVRVRTDSPQATHNAPFDLGPNPDSLLDKSDLVFVDAIGAGFSRPLGDTKLAAFWGTDPDIDAFARGIERYLTVNDRWNAPKFIFGESYGTTRSAGLAYRLQKDGAQLNGVILLSSILNYGRRDPGFDQELINYIPSYAATAAYHHRSATQPNDLAAYLKAVRDWARGPYALALAKGQDLSPAERQQIADQMAGYTGLPAKFILDSDLRVDLRRFLKEELRDQRRTLGRYDSRFTGMDVDAAGESPEYDPSDTGISGAFVSSFHDYLSRELGYQTDLSYRPTFYSSGVQWNFTHKPPVATPFQSGNPADVAQDLSAAMRENPHLLVYSLNGLYDMATPFFGTEYDLGHMQIDPSLRANLRFAYYPSGHMVYLNPDALKAMKADLARFYDEAAPQR
- a CDS encoding hybrid sensor histidine kinase/response regulator; this encodes MLLKKITATSVVVLSIVIVALAVSYVVDVYLFHTPEQFAPVHTTVVALLVGSPVSFIIISQRFDATLAREKLAESVAAKDWAAAEAQARRHEAEAARVAAEAALKQARESEARYRMLAEKATDIIVRYDADGMVEYVSPSIRLFGFRPEEIVGRHANEFVHPEDEAGVRERRQQLVSDRPVTAQRRARIRTASGGWAWVEGSPSPIRDEGGKIVGAVTVLRDVTAAKVMEDELVRQRIAADASNVAKAEFVANMSHEIRTPLTGVIGFAGLLERMDDLPERARRYVDRIIMGGQALLAIVNDVLDFSRLDAGQIELDPQPFQLDSFLKDSVDLVAADARAKGLELTTERKSPLPATVFADSGRVRQVLLNLLSNAIKFTTEGSVTLTVAYEPEEGGRLRFTVADTGPGISAEHASRLFQRFSQIDASNTREHGGAGLGLAISKGLTEMMGGDIGVESGEGRGSTFWFTVAAPAVQLETVAGEAPQVLDIPPMRVLIVDDVAANRELVSHMLAPYDLQLTEAENGLEAVEAALNTPFDVILMDLQMPGMDGLAATRAIRANSEMNKQTPILAVSANVLPAHVEACRQAGMNDHIGKPINPRELIGKIDRWTAAAA
- a CDS encoding anti-sigma factor family protein, with translation MRIKDETLMAYVDGELDEIERARIDKAARTDAALARRIQAQRRLREKLAGAFGGALEEAPPDRLVEAIQSQQRPPADVVDLGQARARRAAAARKPRALPAWAGWASAAAAVVLVAGVAIRFAPQAGLAGGGPLVGGPAGSLTAQGPLAGALEQQLASAAPASGQAVRIGVSFRSTDGRYCRTFQVQEGDGFAGLACREPSGWHIRMAVANPASAQGPAFRQAATDIPAPVTSAVDNLIQGAPLDAGEEAAARARGWRH
- a CDS encoding sigma-70 family RNA polymerase sigma factor — encoded protein: MDGFQRDLVALLPRLRRMARVITRHYADADDLVQTAIERAFVSRAQWSPGTRLDSWMFRIMKNAWIDETRQRARRGRVMAEDDALDRVADAGVADMDTRLAATAAERALAALPEDQRLAVALVLIEGLSYREAAEALDIPMGTLTSRLVRGRMALVEQLEGVDGE
- a CDS encoding S8 family serine peptidase — its product is MRKPWTCLLAALAGLAFAGAADAQRLPVVGQGPVGAVLGDVRGDLGAATRDVAGDLRTAEGDLADLSQARLDSLRALVRANPHALDLDAHGQAIVRGEVMAIDPAPDALERALRAGFSVLRESALEPLGLKLVILAPPDGVAAREGLRRLRKLDPGGQYDVDHIYAPSGGAAGPSASAGEPAGPKAGGAVVGMLDSGVDAGHAALAGEIAVQQGFAPGGVVPAAHGTAVASLIAGRGPKLAAAAPGARLVVADVYGSGPTGGSAEAIARALAFMAQQKVRVINISLVGPANLTVQAAVRASIAHGEMIVAPVGNDGPAAPPLYPASYPGVIAVTGVDGRGRPLPEAGRALHVDFAAAGADVLAAQPGGGYGRVRGTSFAAPIVAGRLALLLKGETAPSRALAELAGGARSAHGDRWLGRGVVSAGGLRAAD